A stretch of DNA from Rathayibacter sp. VKM Ac-2762:
ATCGCGCTCGACCTGCGCACGGACGAGGGGCGCGACGCCGTCCGCCGCCTGGTCGCCGAGTGCGATGTGGTGCTCGAGAACTTCCGGCCCGGCACGCTCGAGCGCTGGGGGATCGGACCGGACGTGCTCGACGAGGCCCGGCCCGGCATCGTGATCGGCCGCATCTCCGCGTTCGGGCAGACCGGCCCGCTGTCGGCCCGGCCCGGGTTCGCGGCGGTCGCGGAGGCGATGGGCGGGTTCCGCGAGCTGGTCGGCGACCCGGATCGGCCGCCCGTGCGCGTCGGCGTCTCGATCGGCGACTCGATCGCCGGGCTGTACGCGGGCTACGGAGTGATGATGGCGCTGTTCCAGCGCGAGACCCGCCGCTCCGCCGGGCTGGATCCGGCACCGCTGGCGGAGCGGGTCGTCGACGTGGCGCTGCACGAGGCGATGTTCTCGATGACGGAGTCGCTGATCCCCGACTTCCAGGCGCACGGCATCGTCCGGGAGCGCGTCGGCGGGCGGATGGAGGGCATCGCCCCGACCAACGCCTACACCTGCGCCGACGGGGCGAGCATCGTGATCGCGGGGAACGCGGACGCGATCTTCCAGCGGCTGATGGCGGTGATCGGCCGCGCCGACCTGGGCGGGGACCCGGCGCTCGCCTCGAACGAGCAGCGCTGGGCCCGGCGCGACGAGCTGGACGCGGCGATCGGCGCGTGGACGGCGGGCCGCACCGCCGCCGAGGCGCTCGCGGTCCTCGACGACGAGGGCGTCCCCTCCGGCCCGATCTACACGGCCGCCGACATCAGCGCGAGCGAGCAGTACGCGGCGCGCGACATGATCCAGGCCTTCGACGTCGAGGACGCCGGCGGCACCCTGCGCGGCGTGGGCTTCCCGGGGATCGTGCCGGTGCTCGGCGGCCGCTCCCTCCCCATCCGCTCGCTCGCGCCCGACCTGGGCCAGGACACCGAGGAGGTGCTGGGGATGCTCCGGCGCACCGGTCCCGCTGCTCCCTCCGCCGGCGGGGCTGCTGCTGCTCCCTCCGCCGCCGCTGCCGAGGAGGCCGGCCGGTGACCGCGCTCGCCTCCGCGCGCCTGCGCGACGTCACCCTCCGCGACGGCCTGCAGCTCACCGGCAAGCTCCTGACGACCGAGCGCAAGGTCGACCTCGCGCGCACGCTGCTCGCCGCGGGAGTGCCCGAGCTCGAGATCGGCTCGCTCGCGCGCGGCGACCTCGTCCCTCCGATGGCCGACACCCTCGACGTGATCGCCGCGCTCACTCCCGAGGAGCTGGAGCGGTGCTGGGTGTGGGTCGCGACTCCGCGCCACGTCGAGCGTGCGGCCGCCGCGGGGGCGCGCCGCTTCCAGTACTGCTTCTCGGCGTCCGACTCGCACAACCTCGCCAACGTCGGCAGGCCGACCGAGGCGAGCATGGCCGCGATGCCGGAGGCGGTCGCGCTCGCCGAGAGCGTCGGCGGGCGGATCCAGCTGTGCATCGCCACCTCCTTCACCTGCCCGTTCGAGGGCCCGGTCGACCCGGAGCGCGTGCTCGCGATCGCGCGCGACACGCGAGCGGAGGGAGCGGCCGACGTGGTCGTCTGCGACACGCTCGGGCAGGCGCACGCCGGCCAGGTGGCGTCGCTCGTCTCGCGCGTGGCCGCGGAGACCCCGCCTCGCGAGATCGTGTTCCACGGGCACGACACCTGGGGCTCGGGCGTCGCGAACGCGATCGCCGCCGTGCAGGCCGGGGCCGCGGTGGTCGACGGCGCGCTCGGCGGCCTCGGCGGCTGCCCCTTCGCGCCGGGCGCCAGCGGCAACACGGCGACCGAGGACCTCCTGTTCGCCCTGCGCCCCGACTGGTTCACGCCCGGCGCGCTGGCGGTCCTCGTCGGCGAGTCGGAGGCGCTGCTCGCCGAGCTCGGCGAGCCCGGCCGCTCGAAGGCCGCGCAGGGCGCCCGCTCGAACGCCCCCGCGTTCCCCTGGGCGCTCTGAGCGGATCGTCCCCCGCTCGCCGGTCCGAGGCGTCGCGAACGGTCGCCTCCCGCCGCGGAGGACGACCGTTCGCGACGCCTCGACAGCGTCGTGCGGGGTCAGCGCGCGAGCAGCGCGCCGAGGCGTGCGCGCTCGGCGCGGAGGACGTCGACCAGGAGGGAGCCCTCGGGCGCGGCGAGCCAGCGCTCCAGGGCGAGGTCGAAGAGGGCGGAGGCCGCGAGGGCGGCGAGGGCCGCGTCCTCCGGCGCGACTCCGGCGTCGACGAGGGCGGCGCGCATGCTCTCGGCGAGGGCGGCCGACTTCAGGAGCTCGCGCTCGCGCAGCTGCGGCTCGGAGCGCACGACGGCACGGCGGGCGGCGATCGGAGCGCGCCAGGTCTGGAGGTCGCCCGAGGCGGCCGCCTCGAGGCCGTGCATCACGAGGTCCATCGGCGCGAGGCCGGCGGGGGCGCCGGCGAGCAGGCGGCCGACGATCTCGGGGAACTCGCGCTCGCGGAGGAAGAGGACGTCGCGCTTGTCGGCGAAGTGGCGGAAGAAGGTGCGGGTAGTGAGCCCGGCGCGCTCCGCGATCGCGGGGACGGTGGTGCCCGCGTAGCCGTGCTCGGCGAAGAGCTCCATCGCCGCCTGCTCGAGGCGGAGGGCGGCGTCGGGGGCCCAGCGTGACATCCGCCCAGGATAGCTGACGACACGACGTGTCATCAGGAGTAGTGTGACGACACGTCCTGCCATCACTTCCGACTGGAGCCGCCCGTGCCCGAGAACGCCGCCGCCCTGCTGACCGCCCCGCGGGCCGACCTCGTCGTCCGCCCCGCTCCGATGCCCGTCCCCGGTCCGGGGGAGGTCCTGCTGCGCAACCGCGCCCTGGCCGTGAACCCGGTCGACGAGATGAAGCAGTGGACGGGCGATCTGATGTTCCGGTGGGTGCCGTACCCGGCGGTGCTCGGGGAGGACGTGGCCGGAGTGGTCGAGGCGGTCGGCCCTGGAGCGACGCGCTTCGCCGTCGGCGACCGGGTCGTCGCGTACGCGGTCGGGATGGAGCGCGGGCGGCGGAACCGCGACGAGGGCGCCTTCCAGGAGTACACGGTCGTGCGCGAGGACCTGGCGGCGCCGATCCCCGACCGGCTGGGCTTCGAGGAGGCGGCGGTGCTGCCGCTCGCGGTCTCGACGGCGGCGACGGCGCTGTTCCAGCGGGACCACCTCGCCCTGCCGCACCCGAGCGTGCCGGTCCGGCCGACGGGCAGGACGGTCGTGGTCTGGGGTGGGACGACGAGCGTGGGGAGCAACGCGATCCAGCTCGCCGTCGCCTCCGGGCACCGCGTGGCGACGACCGCGTCGCCCCGCAACCACGATCGGATGCGCGAGCTGGGCGCCGAGATCGTGCTCGACTACCGCAGCCCCACCGTCGTCGCCGACCTGGTGGCGGCGCTCGCGGGCCACGAGGTCGCGGGGGTGCTCGCGATCGGGACGGGCTCCGGTGCCCCGTCGGTGGCGGTGGCCGCGGGCACCGGAGCGCGACGCGTCGCCCTGGCCAGCCCCTCCGTCTCGTTCGGCTCGCTCCCGCGTCGGCGCGGTCTCAGCGCCGCCTTCGTGCGGACGATGCTGCGCGTGGTGGGCGGCACCGCGGCGCTGCAGATCGCGGCCCGGCGCCGCGGCATCCGCGCCCGCTTCGTCTGGGGAGGCTCGCTGATGACGAACGAGGTGGGGCCGATGCTGTGGCGCGACCACCTGCCGGCGGCGCTCGCCGAGGGCCGTCACGTCTGCGCCCCGGCGCCCGAGGTGGTGGGTGAGGGGCTCGCCGCGCTGCAGCCCGCCCTCGACCAGCTGCACGAGGGTGTGTCGGCGGTGAAGCTGGTCGTCCGCCTCTGAGGGGCGGGTCGCCGCCGCCTGCCCCGCCGTGCCGCGGACCGGCCGCTCCGCCCGCAGCTGCTCCGCCCGCAGCTGCTCCGCCCGAGCCGTGCCGCCGAGTGGCCGCATCGCCGGAGCCTCGGTATCGTGGCGCGCTCCGACGCGACCCGAGGAGATCCCGTGATCCGCCGCACCGCCCCCGGAGCCGCCGCGCTCCTCCTGCTCGCCCTGACCGGCTGCTCCGCCGGGTCGTCGCCCGCGGCGTCCCCGTCCGCCACTCCGGAGCCCGTCGGCGGCCTCGGGGTCGCCGTCTCGGCGCTCTGCGAGCCCGGCTCCGATCCGCAGTGCGTCCCGGTCGGCGGGCAGGACGTCCTCGTCGATCCCGAGGACTTCACCCGCGCGGGCGTCGCCGCGGTCGAGGCCGATCCGAGCACGGGGGTCGTCGACGTCCGGTTCGACGAGGCGGGCGCCGCCCTCCTGCGCCGCGGCTCGCAGGCGGCCATCGACGAGGGGGCCGACGCCCGGCTCCTCCTCCGCGTGGGCGACCGGGTCGAGTCGGCGCTCTCCGTCATGCAGCCGATCGAGGGCGACACCGTGCAGATCGTTCCCGCGGAGGGCGACGCGCAGGGGCTGGTCGACCGGATCCTCGCCGGCTGAAGCCCGCCTGGGATCGGCGCATGGCGAAGGGTTTCCGCACGGAGCGCACGCAGGCGCTCCTCCTCGCGCAGCCCTGGGCGCTCTCGCTGGTCAGCGCCGTCTTCGTGGCGGGGATGCTCTGGCTGGCGGCGGACGCGGGCTGGGATCTCGGCGCGGTCGTCGGCGGCGGACGCCGGCACGCGCCGCTGTGGCTGGTGCTCCTGCTCGGCCTGCCGCTGTTCGGCGCCGGAGTGGTGCTCGGCGCGGTCCGGCAGGTGCGGCTCCTGCGGCGGCCGGCGGCGCCGCCCGTCCCGAGTCCGGAGGCGGAGCGGCTGCGGCGCGAGGGCCCGGGCTGGCTCAGCCGGCGCGAGGACGAGCGAGCGGCGCAGGGCGGGACCGGGAGCGCGCAGGGCGGCACCGGCGGCACACCGGACGTGATCGGCAGCGCTCCCGACGGCACGGACGACCCGCGCGACGAGGCCCGCTGACCGCGCCTCAGAGGTGCAGCATCCCCCAGTCGATGATCACGGCCAGCGCCGTGTAGGCCGCGGCCACTGCTCCGACCGCCTTGCCCGCGCGGTCGAGGTCGGCCTGCGGGTCCGGACCGGCGTCGGCGACGACCCGGAGCAGCGCTCCGACCAGCGCGATCAGCGTGATCGCCAGGATCCAGACCTTGAGCGACGCGTGCGGATCGACATGCGCGAGCGTCAGCGCGACGACCGGCACCGCCACCACGAGCACCGACGCCAGCACCAGGAGGCAGCCGCGCCGGGTGAGGCCGGTCGGCCCGAAGGAGCCGCCGCGCATCCAGGCGCGCACGCGCTGCCTCCGCGACGCGGGCGGACCGCCGGCGGAGTCCGCGTCGGTCGAGGGCCCCCAGTCCTGCGCGGTCGTCATCGCGCGGTGCCGGAGCGGTCGGGAGTCGGGCTGGGCCGCATCGGGTCCTCCAGGAGACGAGGGGGCACGTCTGACGGTGGTGCCGACCCCTCAGTCTCGGGAGCGCCTCCGGCAGCGGCAAGCGCCTCTTCCGGACATGTCCGGAAGAGGACGCTCAGGCCCGTCCCTGCAGGATCAGGTTCCAGTACACCCACGGCAGGACGCGGCGGTCGGCGAGGTAGGTGAGGCGCCGCTCCTTCGCCAGGCCCGTCCAGAAGGGGACGGTCGGCTTCGGGCGGTAGCGGTCGTCGAACTCGGCGAACACCACGCTCGACCGCGAGACCACGAAGGGGCAGACGGAGTAGCCGTTGTAGACGCGGGGGAGCGGGCGGCCCTTCTGCGCGGCGACGAGGTTCTTCGCGAGCGTGGTGGTCTGCTGGCGCAGTGCTCCTCCGGACTTCGAGTTGACCGTGGCCGCCGCGTCGCCGAGCGCCCACACGTCGGGGAACCGCGGGTGCCGCAGGGTCAGCGGGTCGACCTCGACGAAGCCGCCCTCGTCGCCCTCGGCGGCCAGTCCGGTGCCGGCCAGCCAGTCGGGGGCCGACTGCGGGGGCACGGCGTGCAGCACGTCGTACGACAGCGTCTCGCGCGGGCCGTCGGTCGAGCGCCGCGCGCGGTCGGGGCCGGGGAGGGCGGTCGCGCGCTCGTCGACGGCGAGGACGACCCTCCGCTCGGCCGCGTCGACCTCGACCAGCTCGCGGCCGTAGCGGACCTCGATCCCGTACTCCGCCACCTTCCGCTCGAGCTCGGAGTCGATCAGCGGCATCCCGAACAGGGTGGGGGTCGGCACGACGAGCACGACGCGGATGCGGTCGAGGACGCCGGTCGCGCGCCAGTAGTCGCAGGCGAGGTACATCGGCTTCTGCGAGGCGCCGGAGCAGGTGCCGGGGCCGCCGGGCTGCGTGAAGACGACGGTGCCGGAGCGGACCTCGCGGAGCACCTGCGACGCCTTGCGGGCGTACTCGTACTCGTAGTTGGACACTCCGAACGGCGAGTCCATCGCCTCCTGGAGCCCGGGGACCGCGGCCCAGTCCTTCTGGATCCCGGGGCAGACGACGAGCTGCCCGTAGCCGACGGTGCGGCCGGAGAGGAGGGTGACCGTGTGCGCGACCGGGTCGAGCGTCTCGACGCGGTCCTGGATCCAGACGACCCCCTTCGGCGTCACCGAGCCCTGGGGCCGGGTCGCCGCGGAGGCGGGTGCTGTGCCGCCCGCGACGTGGGAGAGCATCGGCTGGTAGACGTGGGTCGACCGGGGCTCGATCACCGCGACGTCGTCCACTCCGGAGCGCCGCAGCCGTCCCGCGGTCGAGAGTCCGGCGTTGCCGCCGCCGATGATGAGGACGTCGTGGCGGGCCGCGCCGGGATCGGTCATGGCCTCACCCTAGGGGCGCGCCGGGGCGAGCGGACGGGCTTGCGCAGACCCGGAAGGGGGTGCGCTCGGAGCGCCCCGGGACGGTGATCCCGCACGGCCGCCCGGCTCGCGTCAGGCCGCCTCGAGCGCCTGGATCGCGGTCCTCGCGGTCGCGCAGGGGTAGGAGTCGTACCCGTCGTGGGCGTCGAAGGCGCGGCACTCGGCGCAGCGCAGCCGCACTCCGGCGCCGCCCTCGAGGACGCGCTCGGGGCGGTGCCCGTGCAGGATGACGGCGAGGCTCGCGACGAGGGGGTCGCTGCTCACCAGCGCGCTCCGCAGCGCCTCCGACCGGCGGCGGAGGTAGTCGTCCGCCACGGCGTCGATCGACTGCTCGGGGAGGTCCGGCTCGGGCCAGGAGGCGGGCCGCTCGACGGGCAGGTCGAGCTCGTCGAAGCCCATCGACCAGTCCGGGAAGCGGCGCTGCTCGTGCACGCTGGTCCAGACGGTGACCACGCCCTCGTGCCGCGGGTCGGCGAGGATCCGCGCGTAGAGCGAGCGCACGTCCGACTCCTCGCCCTCGAGCAGCTGCATCACGCGGCGGCCGCGGAAGACGAGCATCCCCGAGACGCCGTGCTCGACGTTGTTGCGGCGGCTCGTCTCGAGCAGCCGGCGGATCTCCCCCGAGCCCAGGTCGCGGTCGAGGGTGCTGACGTAGACGACGGTGAAGACGAGGGAGTCGCGCCGCGGCGAGTGCTCGACGAGGTGGAGCGTCGCCGGGGAGTGGGCGCCGGCTTCGGGGTCCATCAGGGCCGCGACCTCCGGGAACTCGAGCCAGATCAGGTCCTCCGGAGCGCTCGGCTCCACGGCGGTGACCGCCGGGACCGCGTCCAGCCACTGCGTCCGCTGGCGGAGGTCGGCGGCGACCGCCTTCTCGTCGAGCCCGGGCAGGAGGCCTGCGGCGCCGGAGACGAAGAGGCTCGTCGCGGAGTTGAGCAGCAGCGTCACGACCGTCGCGTGGCCGTCGCCGCCGAGCACGGGGAGCTCGACACTGTCGGTGCGGCCGTGAGCGGCGAGCCCGGAGGCGTAGGAGACGAGTGCGTCGGCGACCGCGTCCCCCACCTGGAAGGTCGCGCCGGCGTACTGGATCTGCTTCATAGCCCTACGATGCGCCTGCGGCGGATCCACGGGTAGGGGTACCGGTGCCGGGTGGAGCGTGCAGGGGTCGCGGCTGCTCCCGCCCGAGGAGCACGGAGCGGCGGGACCGCGCCCAGTCGGCCGTCGAGCGGGCCGGCGTCCCCGTGATCCGCTCGACTTCGTCGGTGAGCACGTCGACGCCGTCCAGGCCGCGGCGGGCGACGACTCCGAACTGCCGGCGGAGCCCCTCCGCCTGCCACGCGGACATGCCGGTGAGGCGCAGGACCCCGGCGAACACGCGGCTGGGCAGGTGCAGGTAGCGGACGCGGCGGCCGAGCCCCGCGGTCAGCTCGCGGGCGGCGCCGGGCCCGTCGAGCAGGGCCGGTCCGGTGAGGACGGGCTCGGCGCCGGTGTGCCCTCCCGCCTCGAGGACGCGCGCGGCGACCCGGGCGATGTCGGCGGTGTCGATCCACGGGATGACGCCGCGCCCCATCGTCTGCGGGAGCAGACCGCGCGAGATCGCGGGTGCCGAGGGCTCGAGGTTCGTCAGGAAGCCCGAGGCGTGGAGGATCGTCGCGGGCAGCCCGGAGGCGCGCACCCGCTCGTCGGTCCGCCAGATCGCGCGGCCCCAGGGGAGCGGCGAGTGCTCGGCCGCGTCGCCGCCGGAGAGCTGCACGAGCGCGCGGACGCCCGCCTCCTGGGCGGCGCGGACGGCGGTGGCGCCGTGCTCGGCCTGGCGCGGGGTGGCGGCGGTGACCAGGAAGAGCTGGTCGGCGCCCCGGAGGGCGGCGGTCAATGCGGCCCCGTCGCCGAGGTCGGCGATCCGCGCGTCGAGGCCGCGGGCCGCGAGGGCCGCCGCCTGCTCCGGCTGGCGGACGATCGCCCGGACGGGCGCGCCGGCCGCCACGAGCCGCTCGAAGGTCTTGCCGCCGACGTCGCCGGTGACTCCGGTGATCGCGATCACGTCGCTCATGATTCCTCCCAGGTATCAACTAACTGATACTCGAAGACTACGCCGCTACGCTCGGTCCATGTCCTCGGAGTTCTCCCTGACCCGCGACGACGTCGACGCGATCGCCGCCTGGACGGTCATCCGCGCCGCCCGCGATCTGGCGAGGCGGGTCGGCGACGCGCTCGCGCCGGTCGGGCTCAGCCCGGTCGAGTTCGGCGTGCTGGCGCAGCTCTCGGCGGCCGACGGGCTGACGCAGGCCGACCTCGCCCGCGCCGTCGGCGTCCGCCCGCAGAGCATGACCGCCCTGGTCGCCGGGCTGGCGGCGCGGGGCCTGCTCGACCGGGGCGCCGAGCGCGGCCGCGGCCGTCACTCCCGGATCGCCCTGACCCCGGCGGGGCGCGACCTCCTCGCGGCCGCCTACCCGCTCGTGCGGGCCGGCAACGCGTGGTTCGGCGGCGAGGAGCGCGCCGACGCCGTCGCGACCGCGCTGCGCCCGCTGCTCGGCGGGTAGCCGGGCCCGGGGCACGAGGTCCCCTGAGCGGACGGGGCGGGGTGGCTCGGCTGCGGGAGGGGCGGCTCCTCCTCCGAGCGCTCGTGCACACCCGGCCCCCTCGCGGGTGCCACCGGTACCCTGGCCCGGTGCCCCTGACCCTCCCTCCGCTGAGCCGCGCCCGCGCGCGCGCCGCCGCGGCGTACCCGACCCGGCTGCTGCTGACCAAGCGCGCCTCGGGCACGAACGGATGGCTCAGCTCGTGGGGGACGAACGCGCACGGCGAGATCGCCGGCTGCCCCCCGCCGCGCGGCTGACCCGCGACCGCCCCTCCTCCGGAGCCCGCGGCCGCGTCCCCGCGCACGCCCACCCCTCCGGACGGAACCCCTCATGCCGCACCAGCCCCTGCCCGCCGATCAGGCCCCCCACTCGATCTGGCGGGGACTCCGCCAGACCCTCCAGAAGGACACGGTCGGCGGAGCGTTCCTGCTCACCGCGACCCTCCTCGCCCTGATCGTCGCCAACAGCCCCGCGTCCGCGCTCTACAGCGCGGTCCGCGACTTCCGCTTCGGCCCCGAGGCCCTGCACCTCGAGCTGAGCGTCGGGTCGTGGGCGGCCGACGGCCTGCTCGCGATCTTCTTCTTCGTCGTCGGGCTCGAGCTCAAGGAGGAGTTCGTCGCCGGCAAGCTCCGCGACCCGAAGACGGCGCTCGTGCCGATCGTCGCGGCCGTCGGCGGCGTGGCCGTCCCCGCCCTGATCTTCACCGCGGTGAACCTGCCCCGCGGAGGAGCCGCGCTGGACGGCTGGGCGATCCCCGCCGCCACCGACATCGCCTTCGCCGTCGCGGTGATCGCCGTGGTCGGCCGCTTCCTCCCGCCGGCGCTGCGGACGTTCCTCCTCACGCTCGCCGTGGTGGACGACCTCATCGCGATCACGATCATCGCCGTCTTCTACACCGCCGGCATCGACGTGCTGATGCTCCTGCTCGCGCTGGTGCCGCTGGCGGTCTTCGCGGTCTGCGTGCAGCGCGGCGTGCGCGCCTGGTGGGTGCTGATCCCGCTCGGAGTGGCGACGTGGGCGCTCGTGCACGCCTCGGGCATCCACGCCACGGTCGCGGGCGTGCTGCTCGGCTTCACCGTGCCGGTCGTCGCGTCGAGGCGCGCCCGGGTGCAGGTGGGGTCGGATGCGGAGGGGCGCCCGGTCTACGACGGTCTCGCCGCCCACTTCGCCGACCGCTGGAGCGTCCTCTCGACCGCGGTCGCGGTGCCGGTCTTCGCGTTCTTCTCGGCCGGAGTGACGGTCGGCGGAGTCGCGGGCCTGGTCGACTCGTTCCAGGACTCGATCGCCGTGGGCATCATCGCGGGCCTCGTGCTCGGCAAGCCGCTCGGCATCGCCGGGAGCACCTTCCTCCTGACCCGGTTCCGCGGCATCGGCCTGGATCCGTCGCTGCGCTGGGTGGACGTGATCGGCATGGCGTTCGTGGCCGGCATCGGATTCACGGTGTCGCTGCTGGTCGGCGAGCTCTCGTTCGGCGCGGGCAGCGAGTCCGACGACCACGTGAAGGTCGGCGTCCTGGCCGGCTCGTTCCTCGCGGCGGTGATCGGAGGCGCGATCCTCTCGGTCCGCAACCGCCACTACCGCCGCCTGCAGGACTGACGGCCGACGGGATCTCGCGGCGCTCGCGGCCCGGGCGGCTCGATCGGCACGCGCCTCCTGCTGGTCGAGCAGCCGCTGCAGGCGCCCTGTCGAGGCCCGCGCGGCTCAGCCGTGCAGGCCGTGGACGACCGCGTGGCCGCGGCCGCGGGAGATGAGCAGGCGGTTCACCGGGGTCGTGACGACGAAGGCCAGGGCCAGGGCGCCGGCGAGCGAGCCCCAGAAGAGGCCGAACGAGAGGCCCGCGTC
This window harbors:
- a CDS encoding CoA transferase — protein: MTAPLPLAGVRVLELGNFIAAPTAGRLLADFGAEVIKVERPGTGDELRRWRLHEGSETSLLFHTINRNKRSIALDLRTDEGRDAVRRLVAECDVVLENFRPGTLERWGIGPDVLDEARPGIVIGRISAFGQTGPLSARPGFAAVAEAMGGFRELVGDPDRPPVRVGVSIGDSIAGLYAGYGVMMALFQRETRRSAGLDPAPLAERVVDVALHEAMFSMTESLIPDFQAHGIVRERVGGRMEGIAPTNAYTCADGASIVIAGNADAIFQRLMAVIGRADLGGDPALASNEQRWARRDELDAAIGAWTAGRTAAEALAVLDDEGVPSGPIYTAADISASEQYAARDMIQAFDVEDAGGTLRGVGFPGIVPVLGGRSLPIRSLAPDLGQDTEEVLGMLRRTGPAAPSAGGAAAAPSAAAAEEAGR
- a CDS encoding hydroxymethylglutaryl-CoA lyase; its protein translation is MTALASARLRDVTLRDGLQLTGKLLTTERKVDLARTLLAAGVPELEIGSLARGDLVPPMADTLDVIAALTPEELERCWVWVATPRHVERAAAAGARRFQYCFSASDSHNLANVGRPTEASMAAMPEAVALAESVGGRIQLCIATSFTCPFEGPVDPERVLAIARDTRAEGAADVVVCDTLGQAHAGQVASLVSRVAAETPPREIVFHGHDTWGSGVANAIAAVQAGAAVVDGALGGLGGCPFAPGASGNTATEDLLFALRPDWFTPGALAVLVGESEALLAELGEPGRSKAAQGARSNAPAFPWAL
- a CDS encoding TetR/AcrR family transcriptional regulator, translated to MSRWAPDAALRLEQAAMELFAEHGYAGTTVPAIAERAGLTTRTFFRHFADKRDVLFLREREFPEIVGRLLAGAPAGLAPMDLVMHGLEAAASGDLQTWRAPIAARRAVVRSEPQLRERELLKSAALAESMRAALVDAGVAPEDAALAALAASALFDLALERWLAAPEGSLLVDVLRAERARLGALLAR
- a CDS encoding zinc-binding alcohol dehydrogenase family protein: MPENAAALLTAPRADLVVRPAPMPVPGPGEVLLRNRALAVNPVDEMKQWTGDLMFRWVPYPAVLGEDVAGVVEAVGPGATRFAVGDRVVAYAVGMERGRRNRDEGAFQEYTVVREDLAAPIPDRLGFEEAAVLPLAVSTAATALFQRDHLALPHPSVPVRPTGRTVVVWGGTTSVGSNAIQLAVASGHRVATTASPRNHDRMRELGAEIVLDYRSPTVVADLVAALAGHEVAGVLAIGTGSGAPSVAVAAGTGARRVALASPSVSFGSLPRRRGLSAAFVRTMLRVVGGTAALQIAARRRGIRARFVWGGSLMTNEVGPMLWRDHLPAALAEGRHVCAPAPEVVGEGLAALQPALDQLHEGVSAVKLVVRL
- a CDS encoding FAD/NAD(P)-binding oxidoreductase; this translates as MTDPGAARHDVLIIGGGNAGLSTAGRLRRSGVDDVAVIEPRSTHVYQPMLSHVAGGTAPASAATRPQGSVTPKGVVWIQDRVETLDPVAHTVTLLSGRTVGYGQLVVCPGIQKDWAAVPGLQEAMDSPFGVSNYEYEYARKASQVLREVRSGTVVFTQPGGPGTCSGASQKPMYLACDYWRATGVLDRIRVVLVVPTPTLFGMPLIDSELERKVAEYGIEVRYGRELVEVDAAERRVVLAVDERATALPGPDRARRSTDGPRETLSYDVLHAVPPQSAPDWLAGTGLAAEGDEGGFVEVDPLTLRHPRFPDVWALGDAAATVNSKSGGALRQQTTTLAKNLVAAQKGRPLPRVYNGYSVCPFVVSRSSVVFAEFDDRYRPKPTVPFWTGLAKERRLTYLADRRVLPWVYWNLILQGRA
- a CDS encoding BLUF domain-containing protein — translated: MKQIQYAGATFQVGDAVADALVSYASGLAAHGRTDSVELPVLGGDGHATVVTLLLNSATSLFVSGAAGLLPGLDEKAVAADLRQRTQWLDAVPAVTAVEPSAPEDLIWLEFPEVAALMDPEAGAHSPATLHLVEHSPRRDSLVFTVVYVSTLDRDLGSGEIRRLLETSRRNNVEHGVSGMLVFRGRRVMQLLEGEESDVRSLYARILADPRHEGVVTVWTSVHEQRRFPDWSMGFDELDLPVERPASWPEPDLPEQSIDAVADDYLRRRSEALRSALVSSDPLVASLAVILHGHRPERVLEGGAGVRLRCAECRAFDAHDGYDSYPCATARTAIQALEAA
- a CDS encoding NAD(P)H-binding protein gives rise to the protein MSDVIAITGVTGDVGGKTFERLVAAGAPVRAIVRQPEQAAALAARGLDARIADLGDGAALTAALRGADQLFLVTAATPRQAEHGATAVRAAQEAGVRALVQLSGGDAAEHSPLPWGRAIWRTDERVRASGLPATILHASGFLTNLEPSAPAISRGLLPQTMGRGVIPWIDTADIARVAARVLEAGGHTGAEPVLTGPALLDGPGAARELTAGLGRRVRYLHLPSRVFAGVLRLTGMSAWQAEGLRRQFGVVARRGLDGVDVLTDEVERITGTPARSTADWARSRRSVLLGREQPRPLHAPPGTGTPTRGSAAGAS
- a CDS encoding MarR family transcriptional regulator, with the protein product MSSEFSLTRDDVDAIAAWTVIRAARDLARRVGDALAPVGLSPVEFGVLAQLSAADGLTQADLARAVGVRPQSMTALVAGLAARGLLDRGAERGRGRHSRIALTPAGRDLLAAAYPLVRAGNAWFGGEERADAVATALRPLLGG
- the nhaA gene encoding Na+/H+ antiporter NhaA, whose translation is MPHQPLPADQAPHSIWRGLRQTLQKDTVGGAFLLTATLLALIVANSPASALYSAVRDFRFGPEALHLELSVGSWAADGLLAIFFFVVGLELKEEFVAGKLRDPKTALVPIVAAVGGVAVPALIFTAVNLPRGGAALDGWAIPAATDIAFAVAVIAVVGRFLPPALRTFLLTLAVVDDLIAITIIAVFYTAGIDVLMLLLALVPLAVFAVCVQRGVRAWWVLIPLGVATWALVHASGIHATVAGVLLGFTVPVVASRRARVQVGSDAEGRPVYDGLAAHFADRWSVLSTAVAVPVFAFFSAGVTVGGVAGLVDSFQDSIAVGIIAGLVLGKPLGIAGSTFLLTRFRGIGLDPSLRWVDVIGMAFVAGIGFTVSLLVGELSFGAGSESDDHVKVGVLAGSFLAAVIGGAILSVRNRHYRRLQD